A section of the Candidatus Zixiibacteriota bacterium genome encodes:
- the miaA gene encoding tRNA (adenosine(37)-N6)-dimethylallyltransferase MiaA, which produces MDASPAKKLLGLVGPTGVGKTGLAIRLCRELMGEIVSCDSRQIYRKLDIGTAKPNADEISQARHHLLDIIDIGEQFSAYRFRQMALEVIEDILKRGKVPLVVGGTGLYYRALTEGIFETPQHDDSLRGELEAEAELHGNQHLLDRLAEVDPRTAKKLSVADRFRIIRALEIYHLTGKTKSELSAEGDYPEKTYNFVTVGLNLKRKKLYERINKRVLKMFEEGWYEETRELIEKSVINSGNYSKLMGYNTIYEVIADDRDRSEMIAKIQQAHRNYAKRQLTWFKRVRGIRWVSADDPDAFQKIMEVYNDE; this is translated from the coding sequence TTGGACGCTAGCCCCGCTAAAAAACTGCTCGGGCTGGTCGGACCGACCGGGGTCGGTAAAACCGGGCTGGCGATCCGTCTCTGCCGGGAACTTATGGGCGAAATAGTCTCCTGCGATTCACGCCAGATCTACCGCAAGCTCGATATCGGTACCGCCAAACCGAATGCGGATGAGATCTCACAGGCCCGGCATCACCTGCTCGATATAATCGACATAGGCGAACAATTTTCAGCCTACCGCTTCCGCCAGATGGCCCTGGAGGTGATCGAAGATATACTCAAGCGGGGTAAAGTACCGCTGGTTGTGGGGGGGACCGGTTTGTACTACAGAGCGCTGACTGAAGGTATCTTCGAAACACCTCAACATGACGACAGCCTCCGAGGGGAGCTCGAAGCCGAAGCTGAACTCCATGGGAATCAGCATCTTCTGGACAGGCTGGCTGAAGTCGATCCCCGGACCGCGAAAAAGCTGTCTGTGGCCGACCGCTTTCGCATCATTCGCGCCCTGGAGATATATCACCTGACCGGAAAAACCAAATCCGAGCTGTCAGCCGAGGGAGATTACCCGGAAAAGACGTATAATTTTGTAACCGTTGGACTTAACCTTAAACGTAAAAAGCTTTACGAGCGTATTAATAAACGAGTGTTGAAAATGTTCGAGGAGGGGTGGTACGAGGAGACACGGGAGCTGATCGAAAAATCCGTGATAAATTCTGGTAACTATTCCAAGCTTATGGGGTACAATACCATATATGAGGTCATTGCCGACGACAGGGATCGTTCTGAGATGATCGCCAAGATTCAGCAGGCGCACAGGAATTACGCCAAAAGGCAGTTGACCTGGTTTAAGCGTGTCAGGGGGATCAGGTGGGTCTCCGCCGATGATCCCGATGCCTTTCAGAAAATAATGGAAGTTTATAATGACGAGTAA